One Cynocephalus volans isolate mCynVol1 chromosome 7, mCynVol1.pri, whole genome shotgun sequence genomic region harbors:
- the ENO4 gene encoding enolase 4, which translates to MGEEGGGRSCGTTRELQKLKQQAMEYYRENDVPRRLEELLNSTFYLQPADVYGHLANYFSKLAKPPTIYKIVGKNVLDGLGLPTLQVEIFCTVQNFPKNICSVVISAHFEVHESASPELAEAEEAERGRAVSTAVQWVNEAITQELQGVAPSNQAEVDRLLRTFFANKVQEDKERKELEKSLEDSTVLVPSPLIPPPPPSPPTKKKGQQPGRKDTLTEKPILPAEPAEPVLCGSMAIGAVSLAVAKTSAVLGNNPLYLNIALLKHNQEPLTTLTMPLLMVSLVSCGKSSLGKLNLMKEVICIPHPGLTTKQAVEMVLEIQKHINKMIEMPPPPKAEMKKGQNGSKRGQQQITGKMSHLGCLTINCDTIEQPLLLIQGVCANLGLELGTNLHLAINCAGHELMDYSKGKYEVMMGTYKNGAEMVDLYVDLINKYPSIIALIDPFRKEDSEQWDSIYNALGSKCYIIAGSASKSISKLLEHGDISIPKSSGLIIKHTNQTTMSDLVEITNLINSKEHIVVFGSTEGESSDDSLVDLAVGLSVRFIKLGGLSRGERVTKYNRLLTIEEELVQNGTLGSSEEYTFFYFNEKAEKAAVAHDLLAPPEPIFPTEVVEESAKT; encoded by the exons gCAAACTACTTTTCTAAACTTGCAAAGCCTCCCACCATATACAAAATAGTGGGGAAAAACGTACTGGATGGACTGGGGCTTCCTACACTACAAGTGGAAATATTCTGCACCGTTCAAAATTTTCCCAAG AACATATGTTCTGTGGTGATCTCAGCGCACTTCGAGGTCCACGAGAGCGCCTCGCCGGAGCTGGCCGAAGCAGAGGAAGCGGAAAGGGGCCGAGCGGTGAGCACGGCCGTGCAGTGGGTCAACGAAGCCATCACCCAGGAGCTTCAGGGTGTCGCACCCTCTAACCAGGCCGAGGTGGATCGCCTGCTCAG GACATTCTTTGCAAATAAAGTGCAAGAAgataaggagagaaaagaattagaaaagagCCTGGAAGACTCAACAGTTCTTGTACCTTCGCCTCTaataccaccaccacctccttcaCCTCCtacaaaaaagaaaggacaacAGCCAG GGAGGAAGGATACCCTGACAGAGAAACCGATTTTACCTGCAGAACCTGCTGAACCTGTACTCTGTGGCAGCATGGCCATAGGGGCTGTGTCACTAGCTGTTGCCAAAACCAGTGCCGTGCTGGGCAATAATCCTCTATACTTAAATATTGCATTACTGAAGCACAATCAG GAACCGCTAACAACCCTAACTATGCCTTTGCTGATGGTATCTCTGGTCAGCTGTGGAAAGTCATCACTTGGGAAgctaaatttaatgaaagaagtGATTTGTATACCCCATCCTGGATTAACAACCAAACAA GCTGTGGAGATGGTTCTGGAAATTCAGAAACATATTAACAAAATGATTGAAATG ccccctcctccaAAAGCAGAGATGAAAAAAGGGCAAAATGGAAGCAAAAGAGGACAG CAACAGATCACTGGCAAGATGTCCCATCTTGGCTGTTTAACCATTAACTGTGACACCATAGAGCAGCCACTGCTTCTAATACAGGGAGTCTGTGCGAACTTGGGGCTAGAACTAGGAACCAATCTGCATCTAGCCATCAACTGTGCTGGACATGAATTGATGGACTAT AGTAAAGGAAAGTATGAAGTGATGATGGGCACGTATAAAAATGGAGCCGAGATGGTTGACCTGTATGTGGATCTGATCAACAAGTACCCTTCAATTATTGCCTTAATCGATCCTTTCAGGAAGGAG GACTCTGAACAGTGGGACAGCATTTACAATGCTCTTGGCTCTAAGTGTTACATAATTGCAGGAAGTGCATCCAAAAGCATTTCTAAACTTCTTGAGCATGGAGACATCAGCATCCCCAAATCCAGTGGGCTGATTATAAAACATACAAATCAAACTACGATGTCTGACTTGGTGGAAATAACCAATCTTATCAACA GTAAGGAGCACATCGTTGTCTTTGGAAGTACAGAAGGAGAGTCATCTGATGACAGTCTTGTCGATTTG GCCGTTGGACTCAGTGTCCGGTTTATCAAGTTGGGGGGTCTTTCTCGTGGTGAACGGGTGACTAAATACAACCGCCTCCTTACTATAGAGGAAGAACTTGTCCAGAATGGAACACTGG gttcCAGTGAAGAATacacttttttttactttaatgagAAAGCTGAAAAGGCTGCTGTGGCTCATGACCTGCTTGCGCCCCCAGAGCCCATCTTCCCTACAGAAGTTGTAGAAGAATCAGCCAAAACATAA